The following are encoded together in the Vanrija pseudolonga chromosome 7, complete sequence genome:
- the DCTN2-p50 gene encoding Dynactin subunit 2, protein MSSKYSGLPDIDSAPDVFETTDEVDVALQGDGDGAEDARTAAPSSDPKDIDVSQLPSRKAAGRTYTFESPGLSARAPFLASVVSSPLTTAPDAEIIVDRPPRKESHLARLRRLQSEIAELERDLQASASAPAKPSPTGAPARSSALPPKEPVDVVTELASVRERLSTVAQGNDEQFRGSMVSRSKDWEGRIRKLDSSVPQPKREEEATPEPSTANADPRRAGDIESRIMTLEKIVGNDQNNERLPVSITDSLTRLDHLLTILTQPRHLDSISRRVKLLLVDLDRATASSRRVGLAAGSDKPATTPTGLSPADQEALQRLFTLLPRLDPLIPSIPPLLNRLRSLSSLHTESFGIAADLRDLQASDKSVSEEERSLQSIVSGVQKGLSEASGGIAKNWESLNSRLQALEERLQSLV, encoded by the exons ATGTCCAGTAAATACTCTGGGCTGCCCGATATC GACTCGGCGCCAGACGTGTTCGAGACAACGGATGAAGTCGACGTTGCTCTCCAGGGC GATGGTGATGGAGCCGAAGATGCTCGCACTGCAGCTCCTTCTAGCGACCCGAAAGACATAGACGTCTCTCAACTCCCCTCTCGCAAGGCGGCCGGCCGAACTTACACATTTGAGAGTCCAGGTTTGTCTGCCCGAGCGCCTTTTCTGGCGTCCGTCgtgagctcgccgctgactACAGCCCCAGATGCCGAGATTATTGTCGATCGCCCGCCCCGCAAGGAGTCgcatctcgctcgcctccGACGCCTACAGTCCGAAATCgctgagctcgagcgcgaccttCAGGCGAGTGCAAGTGCTCCCGCCAAGCCATCTCCGACTGGTGCTCCGGCACGCTCTTCCGCTTTACCTCCAAAGGAGCCAGTCGACGTGGTCACCGAGCTCGCTAGTGTGAGGGAGAGGCTTAGTACCGTGGCCCAAGGGAACGACGAGCAGTTCCGAGGCTCGATGGTCAGCAGGTCAAAGGACTGGGAAGGACGAATACGCAAGCTGGATAGCAGTGTCCCACAGCCGAAACGAGAGGAAGAAGCAACACCAGAACCCTCTACAGCCAATGCCGACCCGCGCAGAGCTGGCGACATTGAGTCTCGGATCATGACGCTGGAGAAGATTGTCGGGAACGACCAAAACAACGAGAGG CTTCCAGTGTCGATCACTGATAGCCTAACTAGGCTGGATCACCTCTTAACCATTCTTACTCAGCCTCGCCACCTTGATTCCATCTCTCGCCGTGTCAAACTGTTGCTTGTCGATCTGGAtcgcgccacggcgtcaTCGCGTAGGGTCGGATTGGCGGCTGGATCGGACAAGCCGGCAACAACACCGACTGGTTTGTCGCCAGCGGATCAAGAAGCCTTGCAACGCCTCTTCACGCTCCTCCCGCGACTCGACCCCTTGATCCCGTCTATCCCGCCGCTTCTTAATCGACTTCGAAGTCTGTCCAGTCTTCACACCGAGTCATTCGGCATCGCGGCAGATCTTCGAGACCTGCAAGCATCCGACAAGTCTGTTTCTGAGGAAGAGCGTTCACTTCAGTCCATCGTATCAGGTGTGCAGAAGGGACTGTCCGAGGCCTCGGGGGGCATCGCAAAGAACTGGGAGTCTCTTAATAGTCGTCTCCAAGCTCTGGAGGAACGGCTGCAGTCCCTTGTGTAG
- the ndufaf7 gene encoding Protein arginine methyltransferase NDUFAF7, mitochondrial, with product MFISRTQAIRALARLPISARYGHPAAIRSLRSYSTATTQKVSPQSLAQIIEDTITATGPVSVARYMQLCLTHPTLGYYSQGDVFGEKGDFVTSPEISQIFGELVAVWLMTRWLAAGSPASCRIVELGPGRGTLMDDILRTFLRFGKPSIKTIHLVENSANLQDVQRQKLSARAKDLGAELVWNEQVEVIPQSDDFTFVVAHEFFDAMPIHILQRTEEGFREVKVGKNASYVPSTSSPRFSLGIDREQSFMSSLLPASSTRFSNLPVGSQIEVSPESSRIVHSVGNLMNNGGAGLVVDYGGDKAFSSSFRAFRKHKIVDVFDEPGSSDLTANVDFAYLRESLEGVATCYGPISQASFLLALGLEPRLTSLLSSAADDPDKQRRIRRGAQRLIDEMGMGSQYQVMAFANGPAAEGDVYPFGTMGDAPTKATP from the exons ATGTTCATATCGAGGACGCAGGCCATTCGAGCGTTAGCTCGTTTGCCAATCTCTGCTCGATATGGACACCCTGCAGCCATCCGATCTCTGCGCTCGTACAGCACGGCTACCACGCAAAAGGTCTCGCCTCAGTCGCTTGCCCAGATTATCGAGGACACAATTACC GCAACAGGTCCAGTATCGGTTGCGCGATACATGCAACTATGCctgacccaccccacctTGGGCTACTACTCGCAGGGAGATGTGTTTGGAGAAAAGGGTGACTTTGTCACGTCGCCAGAAATCAGCCAGATCTTTGGCGAA CTCGTTGCAGTCTGGCTAATGACAAGGTGGCTTGCCGCAGGAAGCCCGGCAAGTTGCAGGATTGTCGAGCTGGGACCTGGGCGAGGGACTCTCATGGACGACATCCTCCGC ACCTTTCTGCGTTTCGGCAAGCCTTCAATCAAAACtatccacctcgtcgagaacAGTGCAAACCTCCAAGACGTGCAGCGGCAGAAGCTCTCAGCTCGGGCAAAGGACCTCGGGGCTGAGCTGGTCTGGAATGAACAGGTCGAGGTGATTCCGCAGT CTGATGACTTCACCTTCGTTGTGGCGCATGAGTTCTTCGACGCTATGCCTATCCACATTCTTCAG CGTACTGAGGAAGGGTTCCGAGAAGTCAAGGTTGGCAAGAATGCGTCATA TGTTCCTTCGACGTCGTCTCCTCGCTTTTCTTTGGGGATCGATCGAGAGCAAAGTTTCATGTCTTCCCTTCTGCCTGCCTCATCCACACGGTTCTCGAATCTGCCCGTCGGGAGCCAGATTGAAGTTTCGCCCGAATCGTCGCGAATTGTCCACAGTGTGGGCAACCTGATGAACAATGGCGGTGCTGGCCTTGTCGTGGACTATGGGGGTGACAAGGCTTTCTCATCCAGTTTCCGA GCGTTCCGAAAGCACAAGATTGTGGATGTCTTTGATGAGCCGGGCTCTTCAGACTTGACTGCCAACGTTGACTTTGCGTACCTTCGAGAGTCACTTGAAGGTGTCG CCACTTGCTACGGCCCTATCTCTCAAGCGAGCTTCTTGTTAGCCTTGGGCCTCGAGCCAAGGTTGACCTCACTACTCTCTTCGGCAGCTGACGACCCGGATAAGCAAAGGCGCATCCGACGAGGAGCCCAACGCCTCATCGACGAAATGGGCATGGGCAGTCAGTATCAGGTGATGGCGTTCGCCAACGGACCTGCCGCGGAGGGAGATGTGTACCCATTCGGGACGATGGGTGACGCGCCAACAAAGGCCACACCGTAG